Proteins from a genomic interval of Pseudomonas versuta:
- the mltF gene encoding membrane-bound lytic murein transglycosylase MltF produces the protein MFSLTAFRQRGARWLFATGLFLMLGACVEKPSTLERVKEDGVLRVITRNSPATYFEDRNGETGFEYELVKRFADDLGVELKIETADNLDDIFTQLGEPDGPVLAAAGLVSSEKRLQQAKFSHPYLEVTPQIIYRNGQSRPTTAADLVGKRIMVLKGSSHAEQLAELKKQYPGIEYEESDAVEVVDLLRMVDEGQIDLTLVDSNEVAMNQVYFPNVRVAFDLGDARSQRWAVMAGEDNSLLNEINAYLDKVEKNGTLQRLKDRYYGHVDVLGYVGAYTFAQHLQQRLPKYEKFFKDAAKKEQVDWRLLAAMGYQESLWQPAVTSKTGVRGLMMLTQNTAQAMGVSNRLDAQQSIMGGAKYLALIKSELDDDIEEPDRTWFALAAYNVGGGHLDDARKLAKKEGLNPNKWLDVKKMLPRLAQKQWYSKTRYGYARGGEPVHFVANIRRYYDILTWATQPQLEGDQVADGKLHIPGINKTKPKEEPQL, from the coding sequence ATGTTTTCTCTAACTGCATTCCGCCAGCGTGGAGCCAGATGGCTGTTCGCAACCGGACTCTTCCTGATGCTCGGCGCCTGCGTTGAAAAACCCAGCACCCTTGAGCGCGTAAAGGAGGATGGGGTACTGCGGGTGATTACCCGTAACAGCCCGGCCACCTATTTCGAGGATCGCAACGGCGAGACCGGCTTCGAATACGAGCTGGTGAAGCGCTTTGCCGATGATCTGGGTGTAGAGCTGAAGATCGAAACAGCCGACAACCTGGACGATATCTTCACTCAGCTGGGCGAACCTGACGGTCCCGTTTTAGCTGCTGCCGGTCTGGTCAGCAGCGAGAAACGCCTGCAGCAAGCCAAGTTCTCTCACCCGTACCTTGAAGTCACGCCCCAGATCATCTACCGCAACGGCCAGTCACGCCCCACCACTGCCGCCGATCTGGTGGGCAAACGCATCATGGTGCTCAAAGGCAGCTCCCACGCCGAGCAACTGGCCGAACTCAAGAAGCAATATCCCGGAATCGAATACGAAGAGTCCGACGCCGTCGAGGTTGTCGACTTGCTGCGCATGGTCGATGAAGGGCAAATAGACCTGACACTGGTCGACTCCAACGAAGTAGCAATGAACCAGGTGTACTTCCCCAACGTTCGCGTGGCCTTTGATCTGGGCGACGCCCGCAGCCAGCGCTGGGCGGTGATGGCCGGTGAAGACAACAGCCTGCTCAACGAGATCAATGCGTATCTGGACAAGGTCGAAAAAAACGGCACCCTGCAACGTTTAAAGGACCGCTACTACGGGCACGTCGATGTTCTGGGCTACGTCGGCGCTTACACCTTCGCCCAGCACCTGCAGCAGCGCCTGCCCAAATACGAAAAATTCTTCAAGGATGCGGCCAAAAAGGAGCAGGTCGACTGGCGTCTGCTGGCAGCCATGGGCTATCAGGAGTCCTTGTGGCAGCCCGCCGTCACGTCCAAAACAGGCGTTCGCGGCCTGATGATGCTGACCCAGAACACCGCGCAAGCGATGGGCGTGTCCAACCGGCTGGACGCACAGCAAAGCATCATGGGCGGCGCCAAGTATCTGGCTCTGATCAAGAGCGAACTGGACGACGATATCGAAGAGCCTGATCGCACCTGGTTTGCGCTGGCAGCCTACAACGTTGGCGGTGGTCACCTGGATGACGCCCGCAAACTGGCCAAGAAAGAAGGCCTGAACCCGAATAAGTGGCTGGACGTAAAGAAAATGCTGCCTCGCCTTGCGCAGAAGCAGTGGTACAGCAAAACCCGCTATGGCTACGCCCGGGGCGGCGAGCCGGTGCACTTTGTGGCCAACATCCGTCGTTACTACGACATCCTGACATGGGCCACACAGCCTCAGCTTGAGGGCGACCAGGTCGCTGACGGCAAGCTGCACATACCGGGCATCAACAAGACCAAGCCCAAGGAAGAGCCGCAGCTTTAA
- the nagE gene encoding N-acetylglucosamine-specific PTS transporter subunit IIBC yields the protein MYQYFIEGLQRLGRALMLPIAILPIAGLLLRLGDTDLLNIAIIHDAGNTIFANLALIFAIGIAVGFARDNNGTAGLAGAIGYLVLISTLKALDPHINMGMLAGIVSGLMAGALYNRFKDIKLPEYLAFFGGRRFVPIVTGFAAVALGALFGLIWPPIQEGINSLGVLLLESGSLGAFIFGVLNRILIVTGLHHILNNMAWFVFGSFTTDTGQVVTGDLTRYFAGDPNGGQFMTGMFPVMMFGLPAACLAMYRNALPERRKLMGGIFLSLALTAFLTGVTEPIEFAFMFLAPFLYLLHALLTGLSMAITNLLDIHLGFTFSGGAIDMLLGWGKSTNGWMIFPVGLAYFVIYYLVFDYCIRRFKLKTPGREDNPVTETADLTENQRANGYIQALGGAANLITVGACTTRLRLELADRSKAQDNELKALGAMGVMRPGRAGSLQVVVGPMADSIADEIRLALSQGNHSTSASQAHVCAEQPTQEVEPEAARKWLGALGGSSNVLHVECVALTRLRIKLGDERSLSESQLKALGSQGISRHADGVWHVLVGAQAQGLSEALGRLIRPDHAR from the coding sequence ATGTATCAATACTTCATCGAAGGTCTGCAACGGCTTGGCCGGGCGTTGATGCTGCCGATTGCGATTTTGCCCATTGCCGGGCTGCTGCTGCGCCTGGGCGACACCGACTTGCTCAACATCGCAATCATCCACGATGCCGGCAACACGATTTTCGCCAACCTGGCGCTGATCTTCGCCATCGGCATTGCCGTGGGTTTTGCCCGCGATAACAACGGCACCGCAGGCCTGGCCGGGGCGATCGGTTATCTGGTGCTGATCTCGACCCTCAAGGCGCTCGACCCCCATATCAACATGGGCATGCTCGCCGGGATTGTCAGCGGCCTGATGGCCGGAGCGCTGTACAACCGCTTCAAGGACATCAAGCTGCCGGAATACCTGGCGTTCTTTGGCGGGCGGCGTTTTGTGCCGATCGTCACCGGGTTTGCGGCCGTAGCCCTGGGCGCCCTGTTCGGCCTGATCTGGCCACCGATTCAAGAAGGCATCAACAGCCTGGGCGTATTGCTGCTCGAAAGCGGCAGCCTGGGGGCATTCATTTTCGGCGTGCTTAACCGCATCCTGATCGTTACCGGGCTGCACCATATCCTTAACAACATGGCGTGGTTCGTGTTCGGCAGCTTCACCACCGACACCGGTCAAGTGGTGACCGGCGACCTCACCCGTTACTTCGCCGGTGATCCCAACGGCGGGCAATTCATGACCGGCATGTTCCCGGTGATGATGTTTGGCCTGCCGGCGGCGTGCCTGGCGATGTACCGCAACGCATTGCCGGAGCGGCGCAAACTGATGGGCGGGATTTTCCTGTCACTGGCGCTGACCGCGTTTTTGACCGGTGTCACCGAACCCATCGAATTTGCTTTCATGTTCCTCGCGCCCTTCCTCTATTTGTTGCATGCGTTGCTGACCGGGCTGTCGATGGCCATCACCAACCTGCTGGATATCCATTTGGGCTTCACCTTTTCCGGTGGTGCCATCGACATGTTGCTGGGCTGGGGCAAGTCCACCAATGGCTGGATGATCTTTCCCGTCGGGCTCGCCTACTTCGTCATTTATTACCTGGTGTTTGATTACTGCATCCGCCGCTTCAAACTCAAAACCCCGGGCCGAGAAGACAACCCGGTGACTGAAACCGCCGACCTCACCGAGAACCAGCGAGCCAACGGCTACATCCAGGCGTTGGGTGGTGCGGCCAATCTGATTACCGTCGGTGCCTGCACCACACGCTTGCGCCTGGAGCTGGCCGATCGCAGCAAGGCCCAGGACAACGAGCTCAAGGCGCTGGGCGCCATGGGCGTGATGCGACCGGGGCGTGCGGGCAGTCTGCAAGTGGTGGTCGGGCCAATGGCCGACAGCATCGCCGACGAGATCCGTTTAGCTTTGTCACAGGGCAACCACTCGACCTCCGCCAGTCAGGCGCACGTTTGTGCGGAGCAACCGACGCAAGAAGTCGAGCCCGAAGCCGCCAGAAAATGGCTGGGCGCGCTGGGAGGCAGCAGTAATGTGTTGCATGTGGAGTGCGTAGCGCTCACCCGCTTGCGAATCAAGCTTGGAGACGAACGTTCATTGTCAGAGAGTCAGCTCAAGGCATTGGGCAGCCAGGGCATCAGCCGGCACGCCGATGGCGTTTGGCATGTATTGGTGGGCGCGCAGGCGCAGGGATTGAGTGAGGCGTTGGGGCGCTTGATCAGGCCAGATCACGCACGCTAA
- a CDS encoding YqfO family protein, protein MYKLSFFVPPSHVEVVKDAVFAAGGGRIGNYDHCAWQVLGQGQFRALDGSQPFIGQTGQVEYVGEWKVELVVADDLIHGVVAALKHSHPYETPAYEVWRLADL, encoded by the coding sequence ATGTACAAGCTCAGCTTCTTCGTACCCCCAAGCCACGTCGAAGTGGTCAAGGATGCTGTATTCGCTGCCGGTGGCGGACGGATCGGTAACTATGACCACTGCGCCTGGCAGGTATTGGGCCAGGGCCAGTTTCGCGCGCTGGACGGCAGTCAGCCGTTTATCGGGCAAACCGGCCAGGTCGAATACGTTGGGGAATGGAAGGTTGAGCTGGTCGTTGCCGATGATCTGATTCATGGGGTGGTGGCTGCGCTCAAGCACAGCCACCCCTATGAAACGCCTGCTTATGAAGTGTGGCGTCTGGCGGATTTGTAA
- the purL gene encoding phosphoribosylformylglycinamidine synthase produces the protein MLILRGAPALSAFRHSKLLAQLSLKVPAVTGLYAEFAHFADVTGELTSDELQVLARLLKYGPSVPVQEPSGRLFLVLPRFGTISPWSSKASDIARNCGLAKVQRLERGIAFYVAGQFSDADAELIAAALHDRMTQIVLGNLEQAAGLFSHAEPKPLTAIDVLGGGRAALEKANVELGLALAEDEIDYLVNAFNGLGRNPHDIELMMFAQANSEHCRHKIFNASWDIDGQSQDKSLFGMIKNTYVMHSEGVLSAYKDNASVIVGSVAGRFFPDPETRQYGAVQEPVHILMKVETHNHPTAIAPFPGAATGSGGEIRDEGATGRGAKPKAGLTGFTVSNLQIPGFEQPWEVPYGKPERIVTALDIMIEGPLGGAAFNNEFGRPALTGYFRTFEQSITTPRGEEVRGYHKPIMLAGGMGNIRAEHVQKAEITVGSKLIVLGGPAMLIGLGGGAASSMATGASSADLDFASVQRENPEMERRCQEVIDRCWQLGDKNPISFIHDVGAGGLSNAFPELVNDGERGGRFELRNIPNDEPGMAPHEIWSNESQERYVMAVGVADFERFKAICERERCPFAVVGEATAEPQLTVTDSHFGNNPVDMPLEVLLGKAPRMHRSAVREAEMGDDFDPSTLDIGECVERVLHHPAVASKSFLITIGDRTITGLVARDQMVGPWQVPVADVAVTATSFDVYTGEAMAMGERTPLALLDAPASGRMAIGETLTNIAASRIGKISDIKLSANWMSAAGHPGEDARLYDTVKAVGMELCPELGITIPVGKDSMSMQTRWNEDGTDKTVTSPLSLVVTGFAPVLDVRQTMTPVLRMDKGLTDLILIDLGRGQNRMGASILAQTYGKLGRHAPDVDDAEDLKAFFAVIQGLNADGHLLAYHDRSDGGLLTSVMEMAFAGHCGVNLALDGLAETAADIPAILFNEELGAVVQVRQDATADVLAQFSAAGLGECVSVIGQPRNCEDVTITFNGETVFAGQRPLLQRQWAETSFQIQRMRDNADCAQQEFDVLLEEDNPGLSVQLSFDVNANISAPYIKKGIRPQVAVLREQGVNGQVEMAAAFDRAGFNAVDVHMSDILAGRVDLNDFKGMVACGGFSYGDVLGAGEGWAKSALFNARARDAFQGFFERSDSFTLGVCNGCQMMSNLSELVPGSELWPHFVRNRSEQFEARVAMVQVQESNSIFLQGMAGSRMPIAIAHGEGHAEFASPEALLQADLSGCVALRFVDNHGKVTESYPANPNGSPRGITGLTSRDGRVTIMMPHPERVFRAVQNSWRPEEWNEDAPWLRMFRNARVWVD, from the coding sequence ATGTTGATCCTGCGCGGCGCTCCTGCCCTTTCTGCCTTTCGCCACAGCAAACTCCTTGCACAACTGAGCCTCAAGGTTCCGGCTGTCACTGGTTTGTATGCTGAATTCGCCCACTTCGCCGATGTGACCGGTGAGTTGACCAGCGATGAACTGCAGGTCCTGGCTCGTCTCTTGAAGTACGGCCCAAGTGTGCCGGTCCAAGAGCCCAGTGGCCGACTGTTCCTGGTGTTGCCGCGGTTTGGCACCATTTCCCCTTGGTCGAGTAAGGCCAGCGACATTGCCCGTAACTGTGGCCTGGCTAAAGTCCAGCGCCTGGAACGTGGCATTGCGTTCTATGTGGCCGGTCAGTTCAGCGACGCTGATGCCGAACTGATTGCCGCTGCATTGCATGATCGCATGACGCAAATCGTGCTGGGCAACCTTGAACAGGCTGCCGGCCTGTTCAGCCATGCCGAGCCCAAGCCGCTGACGGCCATCGACGTGCTGGGCGGCGGTCGCGCCGCGCTGGAAAAAGCCAACGTCGAGCTGGGTCTGGCACTGGCCGAAGACGAAATCGACTACCTGGTCAATGCGTTCAACGGCCTGGGTCGCAACCCGCACGACATCGAACTGATGATGTTCGCCCAGGCCAACTCCGAGCATTGCCGTCACAAAATCTTCAACGCCAGCTGGGACATCGACGGCCAGAGCCAGGATAAAAGCCTGTTTGGCATGATCAAGAACACCTACGTGATGCACAGCGAAGGCGTGTTGTCGGCCTACAAGGACAACGCTTCGGTCATCGTCGGCAGCGTGGCAGGGCGTTTCTTCCCGGACCCTGAAACCCGCCAGTACGGCGCGGTACAGGAGCCGGTACACATCCTGATGAAGGTTGAGACCCACAACCACCCGACCGCCATTGCTCCGTTCCCGGGTGCGGCGACCGGTTCCGGTGGCGAGATCCGTGACGAAGGCGCTACCGGCCGTGGCGCCAAGCCGAAGGCCGGCCTGACCGGTTTCACCGTGTCCAACCTGCAGATCCCTGGCTTTGAACAGCCGTGGGAAGTGCCGTACGGCAAGCCCGAGCGCATCGTTACCGCGCTGGACATCATGATCGAAGGCCCGCTGGGCGGCGCCGCGTTCAACAACGAATTCGGCCGTCCGGCCCTGACCGGTTACTTCCGTACCTTCGAGCAGTCGATCACGACTCCCCGTGGTGAAGAAGTGCGCGGTTACCACAAGCCAATCATGTTGGCCGGCGGCATGGGCAACATCCGCGCCGAACACGTACAGAAAGCCGAAATTACCGTTGGCTCCAAGCTGATCGTGCTGGGCGGCCCGGCGATGCTCATCGGTCTGGGTGGCGGTGCCGCTTCCTCCATGGCGACCGGTGCGAGCTCGGCTGACCTGGACTTCGCTTCGGTGCAGCGCGAAAACCCGGAAATGGAACGCCGTTGCCAGGAAGTCATCGACCGTTGCTGGCAGCTGGGTGACAAAAACCCGATCAGCTTCATCCATGACGTCGGCGCCGGTGGTCTGTCCAACGCCTTCCCCGAGCTGGTCAACGATGGTGAGCGTGGCGGTCGTTTCGAACTGCGCAATATTCCAAACGACGAGCCGGGTATGGCCCCGCACGAGATCTGGAGCAACGAATCCCAGGAACGCTATGTAATGGCGGTGGGCGTTGCTGATTTCGAGCGTTTCAAGGCGATCTGCGAACGCGAGCGTTGCCCGTTTGCCGTGGTTGGCGAAGCCACTGCCGAACCGCAGCTGACCGTCACCGATAGCCACTTCGGCAACAACCCGGTGGACATGCCACTGGAAGTGTTGCTGGGCAAGGCTCCGCGCATGCACCGTTCGGCGGTCCGTGAAGCCGAAATGGGCGATGACTTCGATCCGTCCACGCTGGACATCGGCGAGTGTGTCGAGCGCGTCCTGCATCACCCGGCCGTGGCCAGCAAAAGCTTCCTGATCACCATCGGCGACCGGACCATTACCGGCCTGGTTGCGCGTGATCAGATGGTAGGTCCGTGGCAAGTGCCGGTAGCCGACGTTGCGGTTACCGCCACCAGCTTTGACGTGTACACCGGTGAAGCCATGGCCATGGGCGAGCGTACCCCGCTGGCACTGCTGGATGCTCCGGCATCGGGCCGTATGGCAATCGGCGAAACCCTGACCAACATCGCGGCTTCGCGTATCGGTAAAATCAGCGACATCAAACTGTCGGCCAACTGGATGTCGGCTGCGGGTCACCCCGGCGAAGACGCCCGTCTGTATGACACCGTGAAAGCGGTCGGCATGGAGTTGTGTCCTGAACTGGGCATCACCATTCCGGTGGGCAAAGACTCGATGTCGATGCAAACCCGCTGGAACGAAGATGGCACTGACAAGACCGTTACCTCGCCGCTGTCGCTGGTAGTGACCGGCTTTGCTCCGGTGCTCGATGTTCGCCAGACCATGACTCCGGTGCTGCGCATGGACAAGGGCCTGACCGATCTGATTCTGATCGACCTGGGCCGTGGCCAGAACCGCATGGGCGCCTCGATCCTGGCCCAGACCTACGGCAAGCTTGGCCGTCATGCGCCTGACGTGGATGACGCAGAAGACCTCAAAGCCTTCTTCGCCGTGATCCAGGGCTTGAATGCCGACGGCCATTTGCTGGCTTACCACGACCGTTCCGACGGTGGTCTGCTGACCAGCGTGATGGAAATGGCGTTTGCCGGTCACTGCGGTGTCAACCTGGCACTCGACGGCCTGGCTGAAACCGCTGCCGACATTCCTGCGATCCTGTTCAACGAAGAGTTGGGTGCGGTGGTTCAGGTGCGTCAGGACGCTACCGCTGACGTGCTCGCACAGTTCAGCGCGGCCGGTCTGGGCGAATGCGTGTCGGTGATTGGTCAGCCGCGCAACTGCGAAGACGTGACGATCACCTTCAATGGCGAGACTGTTTTCGCCGGTCAGCGTCCTCTGCTGCAACGTCAGTGGGCTGAAACCAGCTTCCAGATCCAGCGTATGCGTGACAACGCAGACTGCGCCCAGCAAGAGTTCGACGTGCTGCTGGAAGAAGACAATCCGGGCCTGAGCGTTCAGCTGAGCTTTGATGTCAACGCCAACATCAGCGCGCCATACATCAAGAAAGGCATTCGCCCACAGGTTGCCGTACTGCGCGAGCAGGGCGTCAACGGTCAGGTTGAAATGGCGGCGGCGTTTGACCGTGCCGGGTTCAACGCGGTCGATGTGCACATGAGCGACATCCTGGCCGGTCGTGTCGACCTGAACGACTTCAAGGGCATGGTTGCGTGCGGCGGCTTCTCCTACGGCGACGTACTGGGTGCCGGTGAAGGCTGGGCCAAGTCGGCCCTGTTCAACGCCCGTGCACGTGATGCGTTCCAGGGCTTCTTCGAGCGTAGCGACAGCTTCACCCTGGGTGTTTGCAACGGTTGCCAGATGATGTCCAACCTCAGCGAACTGGTACCGGGCAGCGAGCTCTGGCCGCACTTTGTGCGTAACCGTTCCGAGCAGTTCGAAGCCCGTGTGGCGATGGTTCAAGTGCAGGAGTCGAATTCGATCTTCCTGCAGGGCATGGCCGGTTCGCGCATGCCAATCGCCATCGCCCACGGTGAAGGTCATGCCGAGTTCGCCAGCCCCGAAGCCCTGTTGCAAGCCGATCTGTCGGGTTGCGTGGCACTGCGCTTCGTTGACAACCACGGCAAGGTTACCGAGAGCTACCCGGCCAACCCGAACGGCTCGCCGCGCGGGATTACCGGTCTCACCAGCCGTGACGGCCGCGTGACTATCATGATGCCGCACCCGGAGCGGGTCTTCCGCGCCGTGCAGAACTCATGGCGTCCTGAAGAGTGGAACGAAGATGCGCCTTGGTTGCGCATGTTCCGTAACGCTCGTGTATGGGTCGACTAA
- the pdxJ gene encoding pyridoxine 5'-phosphate synthase yields the protein MTTSNRILLGVNIDHVATLRQARGTRYPDPVKAALDAEEAGADGITVHLREDRRHIQERDVLLLKDVLQTRMNFEMGVTEEMMVFAERIRPAHICLVPETRQELTTEGGLDVAGQEARIKAAVERLAKIGCEVSLFIDADERQIAASKRVGAPAIELHTGRYADAQTPTEVAEELQRVADGVAFGLAQGLIVNAGHGLHYHNVEAVAAIKGINELNIGHALVAHALFVGFKSAVAEMKALILAAAKA from the coding sequence GTGACTACCAGCAATCGCATTCTTCTCGGCGTCAATATCGACCACGTAGCCACGCTGCGTCAGGCTCGCGGCACCCGTTACCCTGACCCGGTCAAGGCTGCACTGGACGCGGAAGAGGCGGGCGCGGACGGCATTACCGTGCATTTGCGCGAAGACCGTCGGCACATCCAGGAGCGTGATGTACTGCTGCTCAAGGATGTACTGCAAACGCGCATGAACTTCGAAATGGGCGTCACCGAAGAAATGATGGTATTTGCCGAGCGCATTCGTCCGGCCCATATCTGTCTGGTGCCCGAGACCCGTCAGGAGCTGACGACCGAAGGTGGTCTGGACGTTGCCGGGCAAGAAGCGCGGATCAAGGCTGCCGTCGAGCGTCTGGCGAAAATCGGTTGTGAAGTCTCGTTGTTTATCGATGCTGATGAGCGGCAGATTGCTGCGTCAAAACGCGTCGGTGCCCCTGCTATCGAGTTGCACACCGGGCGTTATGCCGATGCGCAGACCCCGACCGAAGTGGCCGAAGAGTTGCAACGTGTGGCTGATGGCGTGGCATTTGGCCTGGCGCAAGGGCTGATCGTTAATGCCGGTCATGGCCTGCACTACCACAACGTTGAAGCGGTAGCGGCGATCAAGGGCATCAATGAGCTGAACATTGGCCATGCCTTGGTGGCGCATGCTCTGTTCGTTGGCTTCAAGTCGGCAGTGGCCGAGATGAAGGCACTGATTCTGGCGGCGGCAAAGGCTTAA
- the ptsP gene encoding phosphoenolpyruvate--protein phosphotransferase yields MHNNKMLTLSAPLSGPVIKLAQVPDEVFSSGVMGDGIAIDPLNDCLYAPCDGVIVHVAKTAHALTLRADNGAEVLLHVGLDTFDLQGEGFQLLVENGAQVSNGQPLLRFDPDYIAQRCTSLISLLVLTNGDLFELQLLEQDTAEAGTPLLQVAARQVEAVVTATGDPGQQALGSVRITHHGGLHARPAALIRQTALGFKSSCRLHIGANSAPCQSIVRLLALGISENDEVHVSCNGEDADAALQAILAVLGKTHVRPSPAPVQAAPAPVRPANKPGQLSGVCAAPGLASGPLYFLSTVQLPPDLGNHVPEQQMQALHSALEQVRAEIRLTLIQARAQGNLDEEAIFDTHLALLEDSELLQASHGVIAQGRSAAHAWSAAIEQQCAILQQLGNTLLAERSNDLRDLQQRVLRALLGERAQCQLPPGAIVAAHELTPSDLLMLSAQNVAGLCMAAGGATSHVAILARGKGLPCLVALGCELLALPAGQQVILDADNACLELTPAAGRIEQVQQSILTRQQRFARQQLQAHEPAVTGDGQQIEIAANVASSHEAASAHAHGADGVGLLRTEFLFVERTTAPNEQEQIAAYQGVVDAMGDKPVIIRTIDVGGDKQLDYLPLPAEANPVLGLRGIRLAQLHPQILDRQLRALLQVSPVQRCRILLPMITEVDELLHIRSRLDALRVELGLSRRPELGVMIEVPAAALMAEQLAEHADFLSIGTNDLSQYTLAMDRDHAGLASRVDALHPALLRLIAHTCAGAAKHGRWVGVCGALASDPLATPVLIGLGVRELSVSPLQIGEIKARVRELDAGMCQTLSQKLLNMSNARSVREACHQYWPLCD; encoded by the coding sequence ATGCACAACAATAAAATGCTCACCCTCAGTGCGCCGCTCAGCGGGCCGGTCATCAAACTCGCCCAGGTGCCGGACGAAGTCTTTTCCAGCGGCGTGATGGGCGACGGGATTGCCATCGACCCACTGAACGACTGTTTGTATGCGCCCTGTGACGGGGTGATCGTGCACGTCGCCAAGACCGCCCATGCCCTGACCCTGCGTGCCGATAATGGCGCCGAGGTGCTGTTGCATGTGGGTCTGGACACCTTTGACCTGCAGGGTGAAGGTTTTCAACTGCTGGTGGAAAACGGCGCGCAAGTCAGTAACGGGCAACCCTTGCTGCGCTTCGACCCCGATTACATCGCGCAACGCTGCACCAGCCTGATCAGCCTGCTGGTACTGACCAATGGCGACCTGTTCGAGCTGCAATTGCTGGAACAGGACACCGCCGAGGCCGGAACGCCGCTGCTGCAGGTCGCTGCGCGCCAGGTAGAGGCCGTCGTTACAGCAACCGGCGACCCGGGACAGCAAGCCCTGGGCAGCGTGCGCATCACTCACCATGGCGGGTTGCATGCACGCCCGGCCGCGCTGATCCGACAGACCGCACTGGGTTTCAAGAGCAGTTGCCGGCTGCACATCGGCGCCAATTCGGCTCCGTGCCAGAGCATTGTCCGGCTGCTGGCTCTGGGCATCAGCGAGAACGATGAAGTTCACGTCAGCTGTAACGGCGAGGATGCCGACGCCGCGCTGCAGGCCATTTTGGCGGTGCTGGGCAAAACACACGTCAGACCCTCCCCTGCCCCGGTGCAAGCCGCACCGGCGCCGGTTCGTCCCGCGAATAAACCGGGTCAGTTAAGCGGGGTCTGCGCGGCGCCCGGTCTGGCCAGCGGCCCGCTGTATTTTTTAAGCACCGTGCAACTGCCTCCCGACCTTGGCAATCACGTCCCCGAGCAGCAAATGCAGGCGCTGCATTCGGCGCTGGAGCAGGTACGCGCCGAAATCCGCCTGACCCTGATCCAGGCCCGGGCTCAAGGCAACCTCGACGAAGAAGCCATTTTCGATACTCACCTGGCATTGCTCGAAGACAGCGAGCTGCTGCAGGCCAGCCACGGCGTCATTGCCCAGGGCCGGAGCGCGGCCCATGCCTGGAGTGCCGCGATCGAGCAGCAGTGCGCGATTCTGCAACAACTGGGCAATACCCTGCTGGCTGAACGCTCCAACGATTTGCGTGACCTGCAACAACGGGTCCTCAGAGCGTTACTGGGTGAGCGTGCGCAGTGCCAGTTACCCCCGGGGGCCATTGTTGCCGCACACGAACTGACGCCTTCCGATCTGTTGATGCTCAGCGCGCAGAACGTTGCCGGCTTGTGCATGGCCGCAGGCGGGGCCACGTCCCATGTCGCCATTCTGGCCCGGGGTAAAGGCCTGCCTTGCCTGGTAGCCCTCGGTTGCGAGCTGCTGGCGTTGCCGGCCGGACAGCAGGTGATTCTCGACGCCGACAACGCGTGCCTGGAACTGACACCCGCCGCCGGGCGCATCGAACAAGTTCAGCAAAGCATTCTCACCCGCCAGCAACGCTTTGCCCGGCAACAGCTGCAGGCCCATGAACCGGCAGTGACCGGCGACGGGCAGCAGATCGAGATTGCCGCCAATGTGGCCTCCAGCCACGAAGCCGCCAGCGCCCATGCCCATGGCGCGGATGGCGTGGGGTTGCTGCGCACCGAGTTTCTGTTTGTCGAACGCACCACTGCGCCCAATGAACAGGAGCAGATTGCGGCCTACCAGGGTGTCGTCGATGCGATGGGCGACAAGCCGGTGATCATTCGCACCATTGATGTGGGCGGCGACAAACAACTCGATTATCTGCCGCTGCCCGCCGAAGCCAATCCGGTACTGGGTCTGCGCGGCATCCGCCTGGCGCAATTGCACCCGCAGATCCTTGACCGGCAACTGCGCGCCCTGCTGCAGGTCAGCCCGGTGCAGCGTTGCCGCATTCTGTTGCCAATGATCACCGAGGTCGACGAGTTGCTGCATATCCGCAGCCGCCTGGACGCCTTGCGCGTTGAACTGGGCCTGAGCCGGCGCCCGGAACTGGGGGTGATGATCGAAGTGCCGGCTGCGGCCCTGATGGCTGAGCAATTGGCCGAGCATGCGGACTTTCTGTCCATCGGCACCAACGACCTGTCGCAGTACACCCTGGCCATGGACCGCGATCACGCGGGGCTGGCGTCACGGGTCGACGCCCTGCATCCGGCGCTGCTGCGCCTGATCGCCCATACCTGTGCCGGTGCAGCAAAGCATGGGCGCTGGGTGGGCGTGTGCGGTGCGCTGGCCAGCGACCCTTTGGCCACACCGGTGCTGATCGGGCTGGGGGTTCGCGAGCTGTCAGTCAGCCCGCTGCAAATCGGCGAAATCAAGGCCCGGGTCCGGGAGCTTGATGCCGGGATGTGTCAAACACTGAGCCAGAAGCTGTTGAACATGAGTAATGCCAGATCTGTACGTGAGGCCTGTCATCAGTACTGGCCACTTTGCGACTGA